From a single Pseudobutyrivibrio xylanivorans genomic region:
- the rpe gene encoding ribulose-phosphate 3-epimerase — MERCLAPSILSADFGIIKEQLELIDQAGAQYVHFDVMDGVFVPSISFGLPVLKSIRKYTDRLFDVHLMIVDPERYVKDFADAGADIITVHAEACKHLDATIDLIKKNGAMAGVAINPATPISNIAHVLEKVDMVLIMTVNPGFGGQSLIPYTIDKVRELSELCRQKKLKIDIEVDGGINKDTIDDVLDAGANIIVAGSAVFNGDVKANAEALLEKMK; from the coding sequence ATGGAAAGATGTCTGGCACCATCAATTTTATCAGCAGATTTCGGAATTATTAAGGAGCAGCTTGAGCTTATCGACCAGGCGGGAGCTCAATACGTTCATTTTGATGTTATGGATGGTGTGTTTGTGCCAAGTATCAGCTTTGGCCTTCCAGTCCTTAAGTCAATCCGCAAATATACTGACAGACTCTTTGATGTTCATCTTATGATTGTTGACCCTGAGCGTTACGTAAAGGATTTTGCCGATGCAGGAGCAGATATTATCACTGTTCATGCGGAGGCATGTAAGCATTTGGATGCTACAATTGATTTGATAAAGAAAAATGGTGCTATGGCAGGTGTTGCAATTAATCCAGCTACACCAATTTCGAACATTGCCCATGTCCTTGAAAAGGTGGATATGGTGCTTATCATGACTGTTAATCCAGGCTTCGGCGGACAGAGCCTTATTCCATACACTATTGATAAGGTTAGAGAGCTTTCAGAGCTTTGTCGTCAGAAGAAGCTTAAGATTGATATTGAAGTTGATGGTGGAATCAACAAGGATACTATTGATGATGTGCTTGATGCAGGAGCAAACATCATAGTGGCAGGCTCTGCTGTATTTAACGGTGATGTTAAGGCAAATGCTGAGGCATTATTGGAGAAAATGAAATGA
- a CDS encoding GDSL-type esterase/lipase family protein: MNVAKFMRGLFQRKMVVLLVAIVLLFAVLYNAGMFGGTDKRVRITCVGDSITYGSGVLKTREIDCYPAQLQTMLGTTYLVSNFGLRNATASATGDLPYMQSQEYKDSLESKPDIVVLMLGTNDAKTYNWNPKEYEKGLQELVESYKALSSKPTVYLMRSPYCYAINENGEAEYSIQADVVTGELGDIVTKVAGETGVEVIDLFAVTEGQDDLYTDGIHFNADGYSLIADTVYEYVK; encoded by the coding sequence ATGAATGTTGCGAAATTCATGAGGGGATTATTCCAAAGAAAAATGGTTGTTTTATTAGTAGCAATAGTGTTGCTTTTTGCTGTGCTATATAATGCGGGGATGTTTGGTGGTACGGACAAGCGTGTCAGGATAACATGCGTGGGTGACAGCATTACCTACGGAAGTGGTGTTTTAAAGACACGTGAGATTGATTGTTACCCTGCACAGCTTCAGACTATGCTTGGCACTACATATCTGGTTTCGAACTTTGGCTTGCGGAACGCTACTGCCTCAGCAACAGGGGATTTACCATACATGCAGTCGCAGGAATATAAGGATTCATTGGAGTCAAAGCCTGACATTGTAGTTCTGATGCTTGGCACCAACGATGCAAAAACCTATAACTGGAACCCTAAAGAGTATGAGAAGGGATTGCAGGAATTAGTTGAAAGCTATAAAGCGCTTTCAAGCAAGCCGACGGTTTATCTCATGCGAAGCCCATATTGTTACGCAATCAATGAAAATGGTGAAGCAGAGTATAGTATTCAGGCTGACGTCGTAACAGGTGAGCTTGGAGATATCGTAACCAAGGTTGCTGGTGAGACAGGAGTAGAAGTTATCGACTTGTTTGCAGTCACCGAGGGGCAGGACGACCTATATACAGATGGAATTCATTTTAATGCAGATGGATATTCGCTGATAGCAGATACCGTATATGAATATGTTAAATAA
- a CDS encoding thiamine diphosphokinase: MIYMIVAGGNVDIEFTKGFFREFDGIPLFVIACDKGYEACEEMEIRPNLVVGDFDSAGGSAADRAKEAGIEVVQLNPIKDDTDTEAALDIAIGRSTKYDEIYLLGASGTRLDHTMGNIALLGKGLVNDRVVILQDPHNRIEMITAGETYAILADDQFGKYVSVFPYMGPVRGLKMKGFKYPLEDCKLEGFNTLTVSNELEDYEGIITIEKGFLIVMQTRD, from the coding sequence ATGATTTATATGATTGTTGCCGGTGGCAATGTAGATATCGAATTTACAAAGGGATTCTTCAGAGAGTTTGATGGAATCCCTTTGTTTGTTATTGCCTGTGATAAGGGCTATGAGGCCTGCGAGGAAATGGAGATTCGTCCAAATCTTGTTGTAGGAGATTTTGATTCAGCAGGGGGCTCTGCGGCTGATAGAGCCAAGGAAGCAGGCATAGAGGTAGTTCAGTTGAATCCAATTAAGGACGACACCGATACAGAGGCTGCCCTTGATATTGCTATTGGACGAAGCACCAAGTACGACGAGATTTATCTTCTTGGAGCATCTGGCACAAGGCTGGACCACACAATGGGAAATATCGCTCTTCTCGGCAAGGGCTTAGTAAATGACAGAGTTGTAATATTGCAAGACCCTCATAACAGGATTGAGATGATTACTGCTGGAGAAACCTATGCTATCCTTGCAGATGACCAGTTTGGAAAATACGTCTCGGTATTTCCATATATGGGGCCGGTGAGGGGACTGAAGATGAAGGGGTTCAAATATCCACTTGAGGATTGCAAGCTGGAAGGATTTAACACGCTGACTGTTAGCAATGAGCTGGAGGATTATGAGGGAATCATTACAATAGAGAAGGGGTTCCTTATTGTCATGCAGACCAGGGATTAA
- the rsgA gene encoding ribosome small subunit-dependent GTPase A, whose protein sequence is MVGKIIKGIAGFYYVQVEGSGVYECKAKGAFRKDKIKPLVGDDVEIDVISEEEMTGNVISILPRKSELIRPAVANVDQALLIFATKSPEPNLNLLDRFLCMMEEQELPITICFNKDDLADEGFEQQMRKTYEPAGYQVIFTSAKQEAGIEKIKSILHGKTSTVAGPSGVGKSSIVNLLTEGQNMETGEVSEKIGRGKHTTRHSELLYLGDDTYIMDTPGFSSLFVPKVEPVDLYTLFPEFIEPAGNCRFTGCAHHKEPDCGVKAAVESGEIAASRYENYLQIYSEMVNEQNNKYR, encoded by the coding sequence TGGAAAAATTATTAAAGGCATTGCCGGCTTCTACTATGTTCAGGTGGAAGGTTCTGGCGTATATGAGTGCAAGGCCAAGGGTGCCTTCAGAAAAGATAAAATAAAGCCTCTTGTTGGAGATGACGTTGAAATAGACGTCATCTCTGAGGAGGAGATGACGGGCAATGTTATCAGCATTCTCCCTCGCAAGTCTGAGCTTATCAGACCTGCTGTGGCGAATGTTGACCAGGCATTGCTCATTTTTGCAACTAAAAGTCCTGAGCCAAATCTCAATCTTTTGGACAGATTCCTTTGTATGATGGAAGAGCAGGAGCTACCAATTACCATCTGCTTTAACAAGGACGATTTGGCTGATGAGGGATTTGAGCAGCAGATGCGCAAGACTTACGAGCCAGCAGGCTACCAGGTGATATTCACAAGTGCTAAGCAGGAGGCAGGCATCGAAAAGATTAAGTCAATCCTTCATGGAAAGACTTCTACTGTGGCAGGCCCATCAGGTGTTGGAAAGAGTTCAATAGTAAATCTTCTCACAGAGGGACAGAACATGGAGACTGGCGAGGTTTCCGAAAAGATTGGACGTGGCAAGCATACCACACGCCACTCTGAGCTTTTGTATTTGGGTGATGATACCTATATTATGGACACCCCAGGTTTTTCTTCGCTTTTTGTTCCAAAGGTTGAGCCAGTGGATTTATATACTCTTTTTCCAGAGTTCATCGAACCGGCAGGAAATTGTCGATTTACGGGCTGTGCTCATCACAAGGAGCCTGACTGCGGAGTGAAGGCTGCGGTGGAATCAGGCGAGATTGCAGCCAGCCGCTACGAGAATTATCTTCAGATATACTCTGAGATGGTTAACGAGCAAAATAATAAATACAGATAA